From Coriobacteriaceae bacterium, a single genomic window includes:
- a CDS encoding RNA polymerase sigma factor SigF: MTERSRSGKTAWDKEKTRELFRRYKETGDPDAREQLVMSHMNLVRFLANKFKNRGEPLDDLMQVGYLGLLKAIDRFDPERGLEFTTFATPTILGEIKRHFRDKGWSVRVPRRLQELSAKVNQATDKLTNELQRSPKVEEIAEYLDVTVDEVLEAMESSSAYTSVPIEAPGASDSDDAPSILDRYADDDNELDFTDDRLVIEEAIRDFSPREREVIELRFVKGMTQIEIAKKLGISQVQVSRLLRRTLKKIQDKIDPDGVMIRS, encoded by the coding sequence ATGACCGAACGTTCCCGGAGCGGTAAGACCGCTTGGGACAAGGAGAAAACCCGCGAGCTGTTTCGTCGCTATAAAGAGACCGGTGACCCGGACGCACGCGAGCAGCTCGTCATGTCCCACATGAACCTGGTAAGGTTTCTTGCCAACAAGTTTAAGAACCGCGGCGAGCCGCTCGATGACCTGATGCAGGTTGGTTATTTGGGCCTGCTCAAGGCTATTGACCGCTTTGACCCTGAGCGCGGACTCGAGTTCACCACGTTTGCCACGCCTACCATCTTGGGCGAGATTAAGCGTCACTTCCGCGACAAGGGCTGGAGCGTGCGCGTGCCCCGTCGCTTGCAGGAGCTCTCGGCCAAGGTCAACCAGGCTACCGATAAGCTCACCAACGAGCTACAGCGCTCGCCTAAGGTTGAGGAAATCGCTGAGTACTTGGACGTGACGGTCGATGAGGTGCTGGAGGCCATGGAATCGTCTTCGGCCTATACCTCGGTGCCCATCGAGGCTCCTGGTGCGTCCGATTCGGACGATGCCCCCTCGATTCTCGACCGTTACGCCGACGACGACAACGAGCTCGACTTTACCGATGACCGCCTAGTGATCGAGGAAGCCATCCGTGATTTCTCGCCGCGCGAGCGCGAGGTGATTGAGCTGCGCTTTGTGAAGGGCATGACCCAGATCGAGATCGCCAAGAAGCTGGGTATTTCTCAGGTACAGGTTTCGCGTCTGCTGCGACGCACGCTTAAGAAGATTCAGGACAAGATCGACCCCGACGGAGTGATGATTCGTTCATGA
- a CDS encoding AI-2E family transporter, which translates to MSEHPQQTDRVLRDTRILTLRIWAVVGCIVIAAVIFNLMGILAPVIEFLAVGSIIAFVTSPITNWLEHHGVNRGIGSLIALIVVVAVLVGVVCILSPILFGQIMEVLSRLPEQLRVAGGDLNEMISHAKTLNNTPLKEYLDDNLSSLVTVASKYVSQIAAELGRGVFPLITNTASQLFVIFLGLVLAYWMACDYPRMHHEICTIIGQEKETSYRFMVAILSRSVGGYMRGMVVTSICGGFLAFIGFLIIGHPYAALMAIFTGIMHLVPVVGPWVSAAIATVLGFMFSPMLALWTLIVTMVAQNVTDNVISPKVMQSSVQVHPIMSLTALVIGSALMGPTGMIIAIPLCAALKGIFVYYFENETGRQLVAYDGAVFKGTPYRDADGNPVAAYDALGDDTFIYESELIGNETAPEAQAMPKPELDNPWMKLSGLQPDATGFFKNPFAKDDDFNMNDETKTGIDGSMDDSDSK; encoded by the coding sequence ATGAGTGAGCACCCCCAACAAACCGATCGCGTGCTGCGCGACACCCGCATTCTGACGCTGCGCATTTGGGCTGTTGTCGGCTGCATTGTTATTGCTGCTGTCATCTTTAACCTTATGGGCATCCTGGCACCGGTTATTGAGTTTCTCGCCGTCGGCTCCATCATTGCTTTTGTGACGTCCCCGATCACCAACTGGCTCGAGCACCATGGCGTGAATCGCGGCATCGGTTCGCTTATCGCGCTTATTGTTGTTGTTGCCGTGCTCGTCGGTGTCGTTTGCATCTTGTCGCCGATTCTCTTTGGTCAGATCATGGAAGTCCTGAGCCGCCTGCCCGAGCAGCTTCGTGTTGCGGGTGGCGATCTCAATGAGATGATCTCGCATGCCAAGACGCTCAACAACACGCCGCTCAAGGAGTATTTGGACGATAATCTTTCGTCCCTGGTTACCGTGGCATCGAAGTATGTGTCTCAGATTGCTGCCGAGCTTGGTCGCGGTGTGTTCCCGCTCATCACCAATACGGCCTCGCAGTTGTTCGTGATCTTCCTTGGTCTGGTGCTTGCCTACTGGATGGCCTGCGACTACCCTCGCATGCATCACGAGATTTGCACCATCATCGGTCAGGAGAAGGAGACCTCGTACCGCTTTATGGTCGCCATCCTTTCTCGCTCTGTCGGCGGCTACATGCGCGGTATGGTCGTGACGTCCATCTGCGGTGGTTTCCTCGCCTTTATCGGTTTTTTGATCATCGGTCATCCGTATGCGGCGCTCATGGCTATCTTTACCGGCATCATGCATTTGGTTCCGGTCGTCGGTCCCTGGGTGAGCGCAGCAATCGCCACGGTACTCGGCTTCATGTTCAGTCCCATGTTGGCGTTATGGACGCTCATCGTGACGATGGTCGCGCAAAACGTCACCGATAACGTGATTTCGCCTAAGGTTATGCAGAGCTCGGTGCAGGTGCATCCCATCATGAGCCTCACGGCGCTCGTTATTGGCTCGGCACTCATGGGCCCCACCGGCATGATTATTGCCATCCCGCTATGTGCGGCCCTCAAGGGTATCTTCGTGTACTACTTCGAGAATGAGACCGGCCGCCAGCTTGTGGCCTATGACGGCGCCGTGTTTAAGGGCACACCGTACCGCGATGCCGATGGCAACCCGGTCGCCGCCTACGACGCGCTCGGCGACGACACCTTCATCTACGAGTCCGAGCTCATCGGCAACGAGACCGCGCCCGAGGCCCAGGCCATGCCCAAACCCGAGCTCGATAATCCCTGGATGAAGCTCTCGGGCCTTCAGCCCGATGCCACGGGCTTCTTCAAGAATCCCTTCGCCAAAGACGACGATTTCAATATGAACGACGAAACCAAAACCGGCATCGACGGCTCCATGGACGATTCGGATTCTAAATAG
- the alaS gene encoding alanine--tRNA ligase: MSADYPSMTTAEIRSKFLNFFEERGLKLYPSSSLVPDDPSLLLANAGMNQFKEYYQGKKTMKEIGAISCQKCVRTNDIDCIGEDGRHLSFFEMLGDFSFGGVSKQQACAWAFELITKEFKLPLDRLYFTVFTEDDETHDVWRSLGVAEDHISRLGEDDNFWAAGPTGPCGPCSEIYFDMGEEVGCGSPDCKPGCDCDRFLEFWNLVFTQYDRQEDGSMPELPHRNLDTGMGLERMAAIMQHKTANYDGDLMQHLIKLGEEISGKTYDADDYSGASRSLRIIADHSRAVDFMISDGILPGNEGREYVLRRLLRRAVFHGRLLGIEGAFLTKFIDEVNAQMGEAYPELLKNVALVKGIVASEEERFSTTLDNGRVYLDEALAALAEGAVLPGDVAFKLHDTFGFPIDLTVEIAGTAGHDVDMDGFTACMEDQKARARANVKGDAWGSFNDVWVELSDKVAATEFDGYDNDAIEGAKVVAIVRNGESVESAAAGENVEVVLDRTPFYAEMGGQQGDAGELSAEGVSLTVSDTKNHNGLYAHVAHVAEGTLTVGATVTAALDAERRGFLRRNHTATHLLDAALKQVLGEHVSQAGSLVTPEHLRFDFTHFEALSSEQLKAVEDLVNQQIFASKPVVTRVMGIDEAKATGAVALFGEKYGDVVRVVSVGAEDQPFSRELCGGTHAANTAEIGLFKIISESSTGSNVRRIEAVTSKGALDYMADRLALVDAAAAALKCRVDEVPARVENLQAELRETSNKLKKALTGGSSDAISSAIEGAVELNGYKLVVAELQGLEAADLRNVWDTVHQKVAGPVACVVASVTEKGTPALLAAGSDDAVKAGFHAGNVIKQIAGLVDGRGGGRPNMAQAGGKNAAGIADALAAAKTALGA, encoded by the coding sequence ATGAGTGCTGACTACCCGTCAATGACTACGGCCGAGATTCGCTCCAAGTTCCTCAACTTCTTTGAGGAGCGCGGTCTTAAGCTCTATCCTTCTTCGTCCCTCGTCCCTGACGATCCTTCGCTGCTGCTTGCCAACGCCGGCATGAACCAGTTTAAGGAGTACTACCAGGGCAAGAAGACCATGAAGGAGATCGGCGCTATCTCCTGCCAGAAGTGCGTCCGCACCAACGACATCGATTGCATCGGCGAGGACGGCCGTCACCTGTCCTTCTTTGAGATGCTCGGCGACTTCTCCTTTGGCGGCGTCTCCAAGCAGCAGGCTTGCGCCTGGGCCTTTGAGCTCATCACCAAGGAGTTCAAGCTGCCGCTCGACCGCCTGTACTTCACCGTCTTTACCGAGGACGACGAGACCCACGACGTGTGGCGTTCTTTGGGTGTTGCTGAGGACCACATCTCCCGCCTGGGCGAGGACGACAACTTCTGGGCCGCTGGCCCCACTGGCCCCTGCGGCCCGTGCTCCGAGATTTACTTTGACATGGGCGAGGAGGTCGGCTGCGGCAGCCCCGACTGCAAGCCTGGCTGCGACTGCGACCGCTTCCTGGAGTTCTGGAACCTCGTCTTTACCCAGTACGACCGCCAGGAGGACGGCTCCATGCCGGAGCTGCCGCACCGTAACCTCGATACGGGCATGGGCCTTGAGCGCATGGCCGCCATCATGCAGCACAAGACCGCTAACTACGACGGCGATCTGATGCAGCACCTCATCAAGCTCGGTGAGGAGATCAGCGGCAAGACCTATGACGCCGACGATTACTCCGGCGCCAGCCGCTCCCTGCGCATCATCGCCGACCACTCCCGTGCCGTCGACTTTATGATCTCGGACGGCATCCTGCCCGGTAACGAGGGCCGCGAGTACGTCCTGCGCCGCCTGCTCCGCCGCGCCGTGTTCCACGGCCGCCTGCTGGGCATCGAGGGCGCCTTCCTGACCAAGTTCATCGACGAGGTTAACGCTCAGATGGGCGAGGCCTATCCCGAGCTGCTCAAGAACGTCGCGCTCGTTAAGGGTATTGTCGCCTCCGAGGAGGAGCGCTTCTCCACGACGCTCGACAACGGCCGCGTCTACCTGGATGAGGCCCTGGCAGCGCTTGCCGAGGGTGCTGTGCTTCCGGGCGATGTTGCCTTTAAGCTGCACGACACCTTTGGTTTCCCCATCGACCTGACCGTCGAGATCGCGGGCACCGCTGGCCACGATGTCGACATGGACGGCTTTACCGCCTGCATGGAGGACCAGAAGGCCCGCGCTCGTGCCAACGTCAAGGGCGATGCCTGGGGCAGCTTCAACGACGTGTGGGTCGAGCTTTCCGACAAGGTCGCCGCGACCGAATTCGACGGCTATGACAACGATGCGATCGAGGGTGCCAAGGTTGTCGCCATCGTTCGCAACGGCGAGTCCGTCGAGTCCGCTGCCGCCGGCGAGAACGTCGAGGTCGTGCTCGACCGCACCCCGTTCTACGCCGAGATGGGCGGCCAGCAGGGTGACGCCGGCGAGCTTTCCGCCGAGGGCGTTTCGCTGACCGTTTCCGATACCAAGAACCACAACGGCCTGTATGCTCACGTCGCCCACGTTGCCGAGGGCACGCTGACCGTCGGTGCTACCGTGACCGCCGCGCTCGACGCCGAGCGCCGTGGTTTCCTGCGCCGCAACCACACCGCCACCCACCTGCTCGACGCCGCCCTTAAGCAGGTCCTGGGCGAGCATGTCTCCCAGGCCGGTTCGCTGGTGACGCCCGAGCACCTGCGCTTTGACTTCACGCACTTCGAGGCCCTGTCCTCCGAGCAGCTCAAGGCTGTCGAGGACCTGGTCAACCAGCAGATCTTCGCTTCCAAGCCGGTTGTGACCCGTGTCATGGGCATCGACGAGGCTAAGGCTACCGGCGCTGTCGCTCTGTTTGGAGAGAAGTACGGCGATGTTGTCCGCGTCGTCTCCGTGGGCGCCGAGGACCAGCCGTTCTCCCGCGAGCTCTGTGGTGGCACTCATGCCGCCAATACCGCCGAGATTGGCCTGTTCAAGATCATTTCCGAGTCCTCCACGGGCTCCAATGTCCGCCGTATCGAGGCCGTGACCTCTAAGGGTGCCCTCGACTACATGGCCGACCGCCTGGCGCTCGTTGACGCCGCCGCCGCTGCGCTCAAGTGCCGCGTCGACGAGGTTCCCGCCCGCGTGGAGAACCTGCAGGCCGAGCTGCGCGAGACGTCCAACAAGCTCAAGAAGGCGCTCACTGGTGGCTCCTCCGATGCGATCTCCAGCGCCATCGAGGGTGCTGTCGAGCTGAATGGCTACAAGCTCGTTGTTGCTGAGCTCCAGGGCCTTGAGGCTGCCGACCTGCGCAACGTATGGGATACCGTGCACCAGAAGGTCGCCGGCCCTGTCGCTTGTGTCGTCGCCAGCGTGACTGAGAAGGGCACTCCGGCCCTGCTCGCTGCCGGCTCCGATGACGCCGTGAAGGCCGGGTTCCACGCCGGTAATGTGATCAAGCAGATCGCGGGTCTGGTCGACGGTCGCGGTGGTGGCCGTCCCAACATGGCCCAGGCCGGTGGCAAGAATGCTGCCGGCATCGCCGATGCCCTCGCGGCCGCCAAGACCGCGCTCGGCGCCTAA
- the ruvX gene encoding Holliday junction resolvase RuvX: MVALALDIGETRIGIAVSSRDGKMAMPVKVLPAAEVTGMAKTFRYLVEDYEPDILVSGRPLTMAGEPGPQAERVAAVAQKIADELDLPLEFEDERLSSQEAKHILREQGLNEKQMRGKIDMIAASLFLQTWLDRKNEEVSHA, from the coding sequence GTGGTCGCGCTTGCGCTGGACATAGGGGAGACCAGGATTGGCATCGCCGTCTCGAGCCGTGATGGCAAGATGGCGATGCCCGTCAAGGTGCTCCCGGCCGCCGAGGTCACCGGTATGGCCAAGACGTTCCGCTACCTGGTCGAAGACTATGAGCCCGACATCCTGGTAAGCGGACGTCCCCTGACCATGGCCGGTGAGCCCGGCCCCCAAGCCGAGCGCGTTGCCGCCGTGGCGCAAAAGATTGCCGACGAGCTCGATCTTCCGCTGGAGTTTGAGGACGAGCGTCTGTCCTCGCAAGAGGCCAAGCATATCCTGCGCGAGCAGGGCCTCAACGAAAAGCAGATGAGGGGCAAGATCGACATGATTGCCGCCAGCCTTTTTTTGCAGACGTGGCTCGATCGTAAAAACGAGGAGGTTTCGCATGCCTAG
- the mltG gene encoding endolytic transglycosylase MltG, with the protein MPSASDPRQPNRTRQPASRPAQPGQRPAQPTQRAAQPAARPVQSFSRSAQPVQRTGQQPSARSVQHPASHAAQQPTARTAQPAGGTRFKQQAPTQRTQAPQSHSHHARGSHGVAPATRSSYNTHTRRGAQKKSSPVPMIIGVVVAVLALVAIVFFVVPAVKGFFAGEDTKVTAGQQVTVTIPDGASGDTIASILSENHIVENPKDYYAAVKKLNADMSLKPGTYLFTTLMDATKVVQQLMEGPNAGSNALTIPEGLTVDQVADRVAQAYDGISKEDFLNQAKASNYVDDYSFLKGAANDSLEGFLFPKTYSLGDSPTVDDVIRAMLDQFKTEYKSLDFASCEAKIKERYGVEMSDYDIVNLASIVEREGLNADQRAHVASVFYNRLAGKLDGLRYLNSDATMMYVTGGEVTADDLQSDSPYNTYKHEGLPPTPICSPSLEALKATLEPTDSDDLYFYITQDEEYFSQTYEEHQQSWN; encoded by the coding sequence ATGCCTAGTGCTTCCGATCCGCGCCAGCCGAATCGTACACGTCAGCCGGCGTCGCGCCCTGCCCAGCCTGGCCAGCGTCCGGCACAGCCGACGCAGCGCGCAGCTCAGCCTGCCGCGCGCCCGGTGCAGTCCTTCTCTCGTTCGGCCCAACCTGTTCAACGGACGGGTCAGCAGCCTTCTGCTCGTTCGGTTCAGCATCCGGCTTCTCACGCGGCTCAGCAGCCCACTGCTCGTACGGCCCAGCCTGCAGGCGGTACCCGCTTTAAGCAGCAGGCACCTACCCAGCGAACGCAGGCCCCCCAATCGCATTCTCATCACGCCCGCGGTTCGCATGGCGTTGCTCCGGCGACCCGCTCGAGCTACAACACGCATACTCGTCGCGGTGCTCAAAAGAAGAGCTCTCCGGTTCCCATGATCATCGGCGTTGTGGTGGCGGTGCTTGCGCTTGTCGCGATCGTTTTCTTTGTCGTGCCGGCCGTCAAGGGCTTCTTTGCCGGTGAGGATACGAAGGTCACGGCTGGTCAGCAGGTTACGGTAACCATTCCCGACGGTGCTTCGGGCGATACGATCGCCTCGATTCTCTCCGAGAACCATATCGTCGAGAATCCCAAGGATTACTATGCGGCGGTGAAAAAGCTCAACGCCGATATGTCGCTCAAGCCTGGTACCTATTTGTTCACCACACTCATGGACGCGACCAAGGTTGTTCAGCAGCTCATGGAAGGTCCCAACGCGGGCTCCAATGCGCTGACTATCCCTGAGGGCCTGACGGTCGATCAAGTCGCCGACCGTGTGGCCCAGGCCTACGATGGCATCTCTAAGGAAGACTTCCTCAACCAGGCTAAGGCCTCCAACTACGTGGATGACTATAGCTTCCTTAAGGGCGCCGCTAACGACTCGCTTGAGGGTTTCTTGTTCCCCAAGACTTATTCGTTGGGCGATTCGCCGACGGTCGATGACGTGATTCGCGCTATGCTCGATCAGTTTAAGACCGAGTACAAGTCGCTTGACTTTGCGAGCTGCGAAGCCAAGATCAAGGAGCGCTATGGTGTGGAGATGTCCGACTACGACATCGTCAACTTGGCCTCTATCGTTGAGCGCGAGGGCCTCAACGCCGATCAACGTGCGCACGTGGCCTCGGTCTTCTACAACCGCCTTGCCGGCAAGCTCGACGGTCTGCGCTATCTCAACAGCGATGCGACCATGATGTATGTCACCGGTGGCGAGGTTACCGCCGACGACCTGCAGAGCGATAGCCCGTATAACACCTATAAGCATGAGGGCCTGCCGCCCACGCCCATCTGCTCTCCGTCGCTCGAGGCGCTCAAGGCCACCCTTGAGCCGACCGACTCCGATGACCTGTATTTCTACATTACGCAGGACGAGGAGTACTTCTCGCAAACCTACGAAGAGCATCAACAGTCTTGGAATTAG
- a CDS encoding YqeG family HAD IIIA-type phosphatase: MRIFSPKRYVASVDRIDLNTLWADGKRAILLDRDNTLVPRDTEQVPAAVSAWLDAARAKGFKLCMVSNNWHRDQVMSSARELGLEAISHAMKPAPFALKAGLKRLGATAEEAVLIGDQLYTDVWSGNFAGVDTILVKPQATQDLWYTQIFRIFERRALRDLPCEE, encoded by the coding sequence ATGAGGATTTTTAGCCCCAAACGTTACGTTGCCTCGGTCGATCGCATCGACCTTAATACCCTGTGGGCCGACGGCAAGCGCGCCATTCTGCTCGATCGCGATAACACCTTGGTGCCGCGCGACACCGAGCAGGTTCCCGCCGCGGTTTCCGCTTGGCTCGACGCCGCCCGCGCCAAAGGCTTTAAGCTGTGCATGGTGTCCAACAACTGGCATCGCGACCAGGTCATGAGCTCTGCACGTGAGCTGGGACTCGAGGCCATCAGCCACGCCATGAAGCCGGCGCCGTTTGCCCTCAAGGCGGGTCTTAAGCGCCTCGGCGCCACGGCCGAAGAGGCGGTGCTGATCGGTGATCAGCTCTACACTGACGTGTGGAGCGGTAATTTCGCCGGCGTCGATACCATCCTGGTAAAGCCGCAGGCGACGCAGGACCTGTGGTATACGCAGATCTTCCGTATCTTTGAGCGCCGGGCCCTGCGCGACCTTCCCTGCGAGGAATAG
- a CDS encoding shikimate kinase produces the protein MSQHTKHGCDHIFFIGFLGAGKSTLARNVGTMFKRRFIDTDRLVVRRCGKSVTEIFETEGEDRFRELETSALRSLQSERSLLVSCGGGIVETPVNIELMHEMGTCVYLEGDFEDSIRQIRRSDTRPDFRSPEHAARLFEHRRPLYRQAADITLDIRNKSFEDVSYLCAEMLLERGLL, from the coding sequence ATGTCCCAGCACACCAAACACGGCTGCGACCATATCTTCTTTATCGGCTTTTTGGGCGCGGGCAAGTCGACGCTCGCGCGCAACGTCGGCACCATGTTCAAGAGGCGTTTTATCGATACCGACCGCCTGGTCGTGCGCCGTTGCGGCAAGTCGGTAACCGAGATTTTTGAGACCGAGGGCGAGGATCGTTTTCGCGAGCTCGAGACCTCGGCGCTCCGTTCGCTCCAAAGTGAGCGCAGCCTGTTGGTTTCGTGCGGGGGCGGTATCGTCGAGACGCCGGTGAATATTGAGCTGATGCACGAAATGGGTACGTGCGTGTACCTCGAGGGCGACTTCGAGGATTCGATTCGCCAGATTCGTCGGTCCGACACGCGCCCCGATTTCCGTTCGCCCGAGCATGCCGCGCGCCTGTTTGAGCATCGTCGTCCGCTGTATCGCCAGGCCGCCGATATTACCCTTGATATTCGCAACAAGTCCTTCGAGGACGTTTCCTACCTTTGTGCCGAGATGCTTTTGGAGCGTGGACTGCTATGA
- a CDS encoding Xaa-Pro peptidase family protein codes for MSEFAAGPAGRIERVRALMVERGYDAIVVRDEANLRWLTGVKGVFDYTFEFPHAAFITADQCLFHTDSRYLNSFEENTPAGSPWVYDMDEGTIPGWVAGKIAANKCRVCAVEDDMQINFYQGIQRGLEDRSVACMLPLMHDDIRKMRAIKDAEEIELMRHAQSITDAAFQHMLGFIKPGMTEKQVRNELENFMFANGADSLAFGSIVASGPNTANPHAVPSDRVIEKGDFVLMDYGAGYCDYRSDMTRTVVMGEPTQEQLDLYALVRRTHEECVAAIHPGVEGNDIFKLSKKIIGDAGYGDYYNHGLGHGVGIDIHELPNFNRSKNTIEIGSVVTMEPGVYLPGVGGVRLEDYGVVTENGYEPFTKTPHDLHVIDC; via the coding sequence ATGTCTGAGTTTGCTGCCGGTCCTGCCGGTCGTATCGAGCGTGTCCGTGCCCTGATGGTTGAGCGCGGCTACGACGCTATCGTCGTGCGCGATGAGGCCAACCTTCGTTGGCTTACGGGCGTGAAGGGCGTCTTTGACTACACCTTCGAGTTCCCGCACGCTGCGTTTATTACGGCCGACCAGTGCCTGTTCCACACCGACTCGCGCTACCTCAACAGCTTTGAGGAGAACACGCCCGCCGGCAGCCCCTGGGTTTACGACATGGATGAGGGCACCATCCCCGGTTGGGTCGCCGGCAAGATCGCGGCCAACAAGTGCCGCGTCTGCGCTGTCGAGGACGACATGCAGATCAACTTCTACCAGGGCATTCAGCGTGGTCTGGAGGACCGCTCCGTCGCCTGCATGTTGCCACTGATGCACGACGACATCCGTAAGATGCGCGCCATCAAGGATGCCGAGGAGATTGAGCTCATGCGCCATGCACAGTCGATCACTGACGCCGCCTTCCAGCACATGCTCGGCTTTATTAAGCCCGGTATGACCGAGAAGCAGGTTCGCAACGAGCTCGAGAACTTTATGTTCGCCAACGGCGCTGACAGCCTTGCCTTTGGCTCCATCGTAGCGAGCGGTCCCAACACCGCCAACCCGCATGCCGTGCCGAGCGACCGTGTGATCGAGAAGGGCGACTTTGTCCTCATGGATTACGGCGCGGGCTACTGCGATTATCGTTCCGATATGACGCGCACCGTCGTGATGGGCGAGCCCACGCAGGAGCAGCTCGACCTGTATGCGCTCGTGCGCCGCACGCATGAGGAGTGCGTCGCTGCCATCCATCCGGGCGTTGAGGGCAACGACATTTTCAAGCTTTCCAAGAAGATCATCGGCGATGCCGGCTATGGCGATTACTACAACCATGGTCTGGGCCACGGCGTGGGCATCGACATCCACGAGCTGCCCAACTTCAACCGCAGCAAGAACACCATCGAGATCGGCTCGGTTGTCACCATGGAGCCCGGCGTCTACCTGCCCGGCGTGGGCGGCGTGCGCCTTGAGGACTACGGCGTGGTCACCGAGAACGGCTACGAGCCCTTCACCAAGACCCCGCACGACCTGCACGTTATCGACTGCTAG
- the efp gene encoding elongation factor P — protein MPTISTADFKNGLGLRIKDKVYTIVEFQHVKPGKGGAFVRYKTRDIKSGRVVENTCNAGTKFESVMLTTREFQYLYNDGTDYIFMDNESYEQVPVPEDMVGENSKWLRENDVCQLLFADDELMGVTPPMFIETTIVQTDPGFKGDTVQGSTKPATIDTGAVIQVPMYLNEGEVIKVDTRDGKFVSRV, from the coding sequence ATGCCTACCATTTCTACCGCCGACTTCAAGAACGGCCTCGGTCTCCGCATCAAGGACAAGGTCTACACCATCGTTGAGTTCCAGCATGTCAAGCCGGGCAAGGGCGGCGCGTTTGTGCGCTACAAGACCCGCGACATCAAGAGCGGCCGCGTCGTCGAGAACACCTGCAACGCCGGCACCAAGTTCGAGAGCGTCATGCTTACCACCCGTGAGTTCCAGTATCTCTACAACGATGGCACCGACTACATCTTCATGGACAACGAGTCCTATGAGCAGGTTCCCGTTCCCGAGGACATGGTGGGCGAGAACTCCAAGTGGCTGCGCGAGAACGACGTTTGCCAGCTGCTCTTCGCCGACGATGAGCTCATGGGCGTGACCCCGCCGATGTTCATCGAGACCACCATTGTCCAAACCGACCCGGGCTTTAAGGGCGACACCGTCCAGGGTTCCACCAAGCCGGCCACGATCGACACCGGCGCTGTCATCCAGGTCCCCATGTACCTCAACGAGGGCGAGGTCATCAAGGTTGACACCCGCGACGGCAAGTTCGTCTCCCGCGTCTAG
- a CDS encoding Asp23/Gls24 family envelope stress response protein: MPQEIKIDGIGISPDVLTAIVSRAVSDVEGIASVGVKDLATNLVSMMLSSKAPASEPAVEAEVVGDKLALTVRVVVFFGYPFKKLAEAVRAAVVAAIDAQVGVEVERVDVCIDGLVFPKE; encoded by the coding sequence ATGCCCCAGGAAATCAAAATTGACGGCATCGGCATTTCGCCCGATGTTCTGACCGCCATCGTCTCGCGCGCCGTGTCCGATGTCGAGGGCATCGCCTCCGTTGGCGTCAAGGACCTTGCCACCAACCTTGTCTCCATGATGCTCTCGTCCAAGGCCCCGGCTTCCGAGCCGGCGGTCGAGGCCGAGGTCGTCGGCGACAAGCTCGCACTCACCGTGCGTGTCGTGGTGTTCTTTGGCTATCCGTTCAAGAAACTCGCCGAGGCCGTTCGCGCTGCCGTGGTCGCCGCCATCGATGCCCAGGTTGGCGTTGAGGTCGAGCGCGTTGACGTTTGCATCGACGGCCTCGTTTTCCCCAAGGAGTAA
- the nusB gene encoding transcription antitermination factor NusB, which produces MSLKVYRGRTLARSQALQLLFQAEATDSPLERVLEGDFLISKGPLDPYALELCRGAYEHIDRIDCALRSVAKNWDLMRMPGADRNLLRIAVYEMRFLTDEEVSDAIVINEAVELAKAYGTDQSASFVNGVLGKIARSEELPGEDLYQELLAEDRAREEAQAAEAAAKVAVAQAEAGVLDEDAEVAEAETGTVEE; this is translated from the coding sequence TTGAGCCTTAAGGTTTATCGCGGGCGTACGCTTGCCCGCAGTCAGGCGCTGCAGCTGCTGTTCCAGGCCGAGGCCACGGACAGCCCGCTCGAGCGCGTCCTCGAGGGTGATTTCCTGATCTCGAAGGGTCCCCTCGATCCCTATGCTCTGGAGCTGTGCCGAGGTGCCTACGAGCATATCGACCGCATCGACTGTGCTCTGCGCTCCGTTGCCAAGAACTGGGATCTTATGCGCATGCCCGGCGCCGACCGCAACCTGCTGCGTATCGCCGTTTACGAGATGCGTTTCCTCACCGACGAGGAGGTCTCGGACGCCATCGTGATCAACGAGGCCGTTGAGCTTGCCAAGGCCTATGGCACCGACCAGTCCGCGTCGTTCGTCAACGGCGTGCTGGGTAAGATCGCTCGCAGCGAGGAGCTGCCGGGCGAGGACCTATACCAGGAGCTGCTGGCCGAGGATCGCGCTCGCGAGGAGGCACAGGCTGCCGAGGCTGCCGCAAAGGTTGCGGTTGCTCAGGCCGAGGCCGGCGTTCTCGACGAGGACGCTGAGGTCGCCGAGGCCGAGACCGGTACCGTCGAGGAGTAG
- a CDS encoding exodeoxyribonuclease VII small subunit gives MPEGSVRNFDEISDRLDQIIATVRSKDTSLERSLDLFDEAIELGSRAVDMVDKFELTPREADKLEQEYDEDAANESQDS, from the coding sequence ATGCCAGAGGGTTCCGTCCGCAACTTCGACGAGATTTCGGACCGCTTGGACCAGATCATAGCTACCGTTCGCTCTAAGGATACGTCCTTGGAGCGTTCGCTCGATCTGTTTGACGAGGCGATTGAGCTGGGCTCCCGTGCGGTCGACATGGTCGACAAGTTTGAGCTGACGCCGCGTGAGGCCGACAAGCTCGAGCAGGAATACGATGAGGATGCGGCAAACGAATCCCAGGATAGCTAG